In the Desulfotignum balticum DSM 7044 genome, one interval contains:
- the metX gene encoding homoserine O-acetyltransferase MetX codes for MSEYIGHDHNGTTVGQVEKQFFTFAGKEDPFLLESGAEIHPVTLAYETCGILNEDRSNAVLILHALSGDSHVAGYYTPEDPKPGWWDIMVGPGKGIDTDRYFVICTNILGSCMGSTGPASVNPKTGIPYGTDFPLITIGDMVRAQKMLMDHLGIQKLLAVVGGSVGGMQVLEWCVRYPDNVASAVALATTCRHSALAIAFNEVARQSIMADPNWCSGHYYGKAKPGMGLAIARMIGHITYLSDESMRLKFGRRLQNKSALSFEFGAEFQVESYLQYQGRKFIERFDANSFLYITKAADYFDLAREHGKGSLVKAFSKCRARFLVVSYTSDWLYPTYQSREMVKAMKKNNLDVSFCEIQAQWGHDAFLLPNDKLDHLMKGFLNRVAHESAPV; via the coding sequence ATGAGTGAATATATCGGTCATGATCACAACGGCACTACGGTGGGGCAGGTGGAAAAACAGTTTTTCACCTTTGCCGGCAAAGAGGACCCGTTCCTCCTGGAAAGCGGGGCTGAGATCCATCCGGTCACCCTGGCCTATGAAACCTGCGGCATCCTGAATGAGGACCGCTCCAATGCCGTGCTGATCCTCCATGCCCTGTCCGGGGACTCCCATGTGGCCGGGTATTACACCCCGGAGGACCCCAAACCCGGGTGGTGGGACATCATGGTGGGGCCGGGCAAGGGTATTGACACGGACCGGTATTTCGTAATCTGCACCAATATCCTGGGGTCGTGCATGGGATCCACCGGACCGGCCTCCGTCAACCCCAAAACCGGGATCCCCTATGGCACGGATTTTCCTTTGATCACCATCGGGGATATGGTCCGGGCCCAGAAAATGCTGATGGATCATCTGGGCATCCAAAAGCTGCTGGCCGTGGTGGGGGGATCGGTCGGGGGCATGCAGGTGCTCGAATGGTGTGTGCGGTATCCGGACAATGTGGCCTCTGCCGTAGCCCTGGCCACCACCTGCCGGCATTCCGCTCTGGCCATTGCGTTCAACGAGGTGGCCAGGCAGTCCATCATGGCGGATCCCAACTGGTGCAGCGGCCATTATTACGGCAAAGCCAAACCCGGCATGGGGCTGGCCATCGCCCGGATGATCGGGCATATCACTTATCTGTCCGATGAATCCATGCGCCTGAAGTTCGGACGAAGGCTCCAGAACAAAAGCGCCTTAAGTTTCGAGTTCGGGGCCGAGTTCCAGGTGGAATCCTATCTCCAGTACCAGGGCAGAAAATTCATCGAGCGGTTTGATGCCAACTCATTTCTCTATATCACCAAGGCGGCGGATTATTTCGACCTGGCCCGGGAACACGGCAAAGGCTCCCTGGTCAAGGCGTTTTCAAAATGCCGGGCCCGGTTTCTGGTGGTGTCCTACACCTCGGACTGGCTGTATCCCACCTATCAATCCAGAGAAATGGTTAAGGCCATGAAAAAAAACAACCTGGATGTCAGCTTCTGTGAAATCCAGGCCCAGTGGGGCCATGATGCATTTCTACTGCCCAATGACAAACTGGATCATCTCATGAAAGGATTTTTAAACCGTGTGGCCCATGAATCCGCTCCGGTATGA
- the metW gene encoding methionine biosynthesis protein MetW — protein MNPLRYDLQIIASWIAPAAKVLELGCGEGDLLLWLRQNRQVKERGIEIKESKVVKCIEKGISVLQGDINTEIMDYPDQAFDFAICSQTLQQVYDPVFLIQSMLRVADQCVVSFPNFGHYKTRIQLMFTGCAPVTKELPYEWYDTPNIRVLSLRDFENFTRQAGFRILKKAAINTKNHQMEGKIVTFLPNLSATYGIFLIGHQ, from the coding sequence ATGAATCCGCTCCGGTATGATTTACAGATCATCGCCTCCTGGATCGCCCCGGCAGCCAAGGTCCTGGAGCTTGGCTGCGGCGAAGGGGATCTGCTGCTGTGGCTCCGGCAGAACCGTCAGGTCAAGGAACGGGGCATTGAAATCAAGGAATCCAAAGTGGTCAAATGCATTGAAAAAGGCATTTCCGTGCTCCAGGGGGATATCAACACAGAGATCATGGATTATCCGGACCAGGCCTTTGATTTTGCCATCTGCTCCCAGACATTGCAGCAGGTGTATGACCCGGTGTTTCTGATTCAGTCCATGCTCCGGGTGGCGGACCAATGCGTGGTGAGTTTCCCCAATTTCGGGCATTACAAAACCCGGATCCAGCTGATGTTCACCGGGTGCGCCCCGGTCACCAAAGAACTGCCCTATGAGTGGTATGACACCCCCAATATCCGGGTATTAAGCCTCAGGGATTTTGAAAATTTTACCCGTCAGGCCGGATTCCGGATTCTGAAAAAAGCGGCCATCAACACGAAAAATCACCAGATGGAGGGAAAAATCGTCACATTTTTACCCAATCTGTCCGCCACTTATGGTATCTTTCTGATCGGGCATCAATGA
- a CDS encoding enoyl-CoA hydratase/isomerase family protein: MAFQDILVTTPADHVGTITLNRPEQMNTFSTGMARELNRALLDLDADPKIRVILIKGAGKAFCAGIDVTELAGKSPLEYQAWIETMEQPLVTISKLNKPVIAQVHGVAVANGMGLAAAADLVMAADTVRMGLTAINVGLNCVGPIIPVSRCVGRKKALELLLYGDLIKAPEALSLGLVNKLVPKEDLEDEALAWAAELAKKSPIAVRIAKTAFYRSEDLHYEARFAYMNEAFARLCSTDDAKEGVSAFFEKRPPQWQEK, translated from the coding sequence ATGGCATTTCAAGACATTCTGGTAACCACCCCGGCCGATCATGTGGGAACCATCACGTTGAACCGGCCCGAGCAGATGAACACCTTCAGCACGGGCATGGCCCGGGAGCTGAACCGGGCACTGCTGGATCTGGATGCAGATCCTAAAATCCGGGTGATCCTGATAAAAGGAGCGGGCAAGGCGTTCTGCGCCGGCATCGATGTCACGGAACTGGCCGGCAAGTCTCCTCTGGAATACCAGGCATGGATCGAGACCATGGAACAGCCTCTGGTGACCATCTCAAAACTCAACAAACCCGTCATCGCCCAGGTGCACGGCGTGGCCGTGGCCAACGGCATGGGCCTTGCCGCGGCAGCGGATCTGGTCATGGCGGCGGACACCGTGCGCATGGGGCTGACCGCCATCAATGTGGGCCTCAACTGCGTGGGGCCCATCATTCCGGTGTCCCGGTGCGTGGGCCGGAAAAAAGCCCTGGAGCTGCTGCTGTACGGCGACCTGATCAAGGCCCCGGAAGCCCTGTCTTTAGGCCTGGTGAACAAACTGGTTCCCAAAGAGGACCTGGAGGATGAGGCCCTGGCCTGGGCCGCTGAGCTGGCAAAAAAGAGTCCCATCGCGGTGCGCATCGCCAAAACTGCGTTTTACCGGTCCGAAGACCTGCATTACGAAGCCCGGTTCGCCTATATGAACGAAGCCTTTGCCCGGCTGTGCTCCACAGATGATGCCAAGGAAGGGGTGAGCGCATTTTTTGAAAAACGGCCGCCCCAGTGGCAGGAAAAATGA
- a CDS encoding methyltransferase, producing MGSSDSFNKSSCPSCSSWCDTSATHTKGWHPGTLLELSGYYWKTCTLHAAVKLDIFTFIGKDTLTAPEIAQKTGWDARGTTMLLDALAAMALLTKTSSGYANTQAAADFLSKDSNQYIGYMIQHHHHLADSWVRMDEAVTRGGPIREQSSVSSDQWREAFLMGMFNNAMATAPVVAQSLDLSGCSRLLDMGGGPGTYAIHFCRSNPDLIAVVFDLATTRPFAEKTIQQFGLSDRIQFTEGDYTTGDVPLAQAFDAAWLSHVLHGEGPDKAAEIVAHAAKTLVPGGHLLIHDFILADTRDRPEFAALFSLNMLLGTDSGQSYSESEIREMMIAAGLTDIVRLDYSGPTQSGILKGIKP from the coding sequence ATGGGATCAAGCGATTCATTCAATAAATCTTCGTGCCCTTCGTGCTCTTCGTGGTGCGACACCTCAGCGACACATACAAAAGGCTGGCATCCCGGCACCCTGCTGGAGTTGTCCGGATATTACTGGAAAACCTGCACCCTTCACGCGGCCGTGAAACTGGATATCTTCACTTTCATCGGTAAAGATACCCTGACCGCCCCGGAAATAGCCCAGAAAACAGGGTGGGATGCCCGGGGCACCACCATGCTTCTGGATGCCCTGGCCGCCATGGCACTTTTGACCAAAACGTCTTCGGGTTATGCCAACACCCAGGCAGCCGCTGATTTTCTGTCAAAAGATTCTAATCAATACATCGGGTACATGATCCAGCACCACCACCACCTGGCCGACTCCTGGGTCCGCATGGACGAGGCTGTCACCCGGGGCGGCCCCATCCGGGAGCAGTCATCCGTTTCTTCGGACCAATGGCGGGAGGCGTTTTTAATGGGCATGTTCAACAATGCCATGGCCACGGCACCCGTTGTGGCTCAATCTTTGGATCTGTCCGGGTGTTCCCGCCTGCTGGATATGGGGGGCGGTCCGGGCACCTATGCCATTCATTTCTGCCGGTCCAACCCCGATCTGATCGCGGTGGTATTCGATCTTGCCACCACCCGGCCCTTTGCCGAAAAAACCATCCAGCAGTTCGGCCTGTCAGACCGGATTCAGTTTACCGAGGGTGATTACACCACCGGAGACGTTCCCCTGGCACAGGCGTTTGATGCGGCCTGGCTGTCCCATGTGCTCCACGGCGAAGGACCGGACAAGGCCGCCGAAATCGTGGCCCATGCCGCCAAAACACTGGTGCCCGGCGGACACCTGCTCATCCATGACTTCATCCTGGCAGACACCCGGGACCGCCCCGAATTTGCGGCCCTGTTTTCTTTGAACATGCTGCTGGGTACGGATTCCGGGCAATCCTACAGTGAATCGGAAATCCGGGAAATGATGATCGCCGCCGGCCTGACGGATATCGTGCGTCTGGATTATTCCGGCCCCACCCAGTCCGGCATTCTCAAGGGAATAAAGCCGTAA
- a CDS encoding hybrid sensor histidine kinase/response regulator, with translation MQPITEAELRTEIEQLRKRIGELEAQARETDRILHENTLRQEKEWSQKIIDNAPNIILGLLENSKIVVFNRFAERLTGYRTQEVVGKEWISTFIPKEKQGSLYRVWNEILDNQQMDHPFECEIVTKSGELRLIKWHNTVLTENDEFRMILSLGEDITKQKETYAALHQANKQLRMNYRKTRSILEDLKVEVQARQDKEAELLKVTMAVEQAGEVIVITDPAGTIQYANPAFETVTGYSRKEILGQNLRIFKSGDQDEAFYRDLWDRITRGQTWKGRMVNKRKDGRRYTEEATISPVFDAADQIINYVAVKRDITEQLELTAQIQQAQKLESVGRLAGGVAHDYNNMLSIIIGYAQLAMDKAGATDPLYAPLREIDKAAQRSTEITRKLLGFARKQTICPVVLDLNTAIEGMLKMLRRLLREDLTLYWHPGAGVWQIYIDPSQMDQILMNLCINARDAIEGTGEILIETRNVVFDPDYCELHKGFTPGEYVMAAISDNGCGMDQNTLDLIFEPFFTTKKIGQGTGLGLAMVYGIIKQNNGFINVYSEPGQGTTLKMYFPRDKTGINGGTEPKEKKPDSGRGETILLVEDEPTLLTLATQLLESLNYTVLGASHPDEALHLAEKHAGKICLLLTDVVMPEMNGRELADRLSARYTDMKLLFMSGYTADVIASQGILDKGMHFIQKPVTLHALAAKVQQVLDSQ, from the coding sequence ATGCAGCCCATTACTGAGGCAGAACTCCGGACGGAGATTGAACAGCTCCGCAAACGCATCGGCGAACTGGAAGCCCAGGCCAGGGAAACGGATCGGATATTACATGAAAACACCCTGCGGCAGGAGAAAGAATGGTCCCAGAAGATCATCGACAATGCCCCGAACATCATCTTGGGGTTGCTGGAAAACTCAAAAATCGTGGTGTTCAACAGGTTTGCGGAACGACTGACCGGTTATAGGACCCAGGAGGTTGTCGGTAAAGAATGGATATCTACGTTCATACCCAAAGAAAAGCAAGGGTCCCTCTATCGGGTTTGGAACGAAATTTTAGACAACCAGCAGATGGATCATCCGTTTGAATGCGAGATTGTCACCAAATCCGGAGAACTGCGGCTGATCAAGTGGCACAACACAGTGCTCACGGAAAACGATGAATTCCGAATGATCCTGTCCCTGGGCGAGGACATCACCAAGCAAAAAGAAACATATGCGGCCCTGCACCAGGCAAATAAACAATTGCGCATGAACTACCGCAAAACACGCAGCATCCTGGAAGATCTGAAAGTGGAAGTCCAGGCCAGACAGGACAAGGAGGCCGAACTCCTGAAGGTGACCATGGCCGTAGAGCAGGCCGGAGAAGTAATCGTGATCACGGATCCGGCCGGAACGATCCAGTATGCCAACCCCGCCTTTGAAACGGTGACCGGATATTCCCGGAAAGAAATCCTCGGGCAGAATTTGCGCATCTTCAAAAGCGGCGACCAGGATGAGGCGTTTTACCGCGATCTGTGGGACCGTATTACTCGTGGACAAACCTGGAAAGGCCGCATGGTCAACAAACGCAAGGACGGCAGAAGATATACTGAGGAGGCAACCATTTCCCCGGTGTTCGACGCCGCCGACCAAATCATCAATTATGTGGCTGTCAAACGGGACATCACCGAACAGCTGGAATTGACGGCCCAGATCCAGCAGGCACAGAAACTGGAGTCCGTGGGCCGACTGGCCGGCGGTGTGGCCCATGACTACAACAACATGCTCAGTATTATCATCGGATATGCCCAACTGGCCATGGATAAAGCCGGGGCCACGGATCCGCTGTATGCCCCTCTCCGGGAGATCGATAAAGCGGCCCAGCGCTCCACGGAGATCACCCGCAAATTGCTGGGTTTTGCCCGCAAACAGACAATTTGTCCCGTGGTACTGGATTTGAACACAGCCATCGAGGGCATGCTCAAAATGCTTCGGCGACTGCTGCGGGAAGATCTCACCCTTTACTGGCACCCGGGAGCCGGGGTGTGGCAGATTTACATCGATCCATCCCAGATGGACCAGATCCTGATGAACCTGTGTATCAATGCCCGGGATGCCATCGAGGGCACCGGCGAGATCCTTATCGAAACAAGAAATGTGGTGTTTGATCCGGACTATTGCGAGTTGCACAAAGGATTCACTCCGGGGGAGTATGTCATGGCAGCAATCAGTGACAACGGCTGCGGCATGGATCAAAACACCCTGGATCTTATTTTTGAACCCTTTTTTACCACCAAAAAGATAGGCCAGGGGACGGGACTGGGACTGGCCATGGTTTACGGCATCATAAAACAGAATAACGGTTTTATAAATGTCTACAGTGAGCCGGGTCAGGGAACGACCTTGAAAATGTATTTTCCCCGGGACAAAACCGGTATCAACGGGGGAACAGAACCCAAGGAGAAAAAACCGGACTCAGGCCGGGGCGAGACCATATTGCTGGTGGAGGATGAACCCACCCTTCTGACGCTGGCGACGCAGTTGCTGGAAAGCCTTAACTACACCGTTCTGGGCGCGTCCCATCCGGACGAGGCCCTGCATCTGGCTGAAAAACATGCAGGAAAGATTTGTCTGCTTTTGACCGATGTGGTCATGCCGGAGATGAACGGACGGGAGCTGGCAGACCGGCTTTCTGCCCGTTATACGGACATGAAACTTCTTTTCATGTCCGGTTACACGGCTGACGTGATTGCCAGCCAGGGGATTCTGGACAAGGGGATGCATTTTATTCAAAAACCGGTAACACTCCATGCACTGGC